In Streptomyces sp. SN-593, a single genomic region encodes these proteins:
- a CDS encoding acyl-CoA dehydrogenase family protein — MPQQGPQPVERQLPTDEARLLLDLTRDLARREIAPAAAAEEEAGHFPREALALIGRSGLLGLPYPEEHGGGGQPYEVYLQVLEELAAARLTVGLGVSVHTLSCHAVAAFGSKQQRADHLPAMLGGELLGAYCLSEPTSGSDAASLRTRAVRHGESWTIDGTKAWITHGGVADFYTVLARTGGEGAHGISAFLVPGDAAGLEAGTPERKMGMKGSPTAQMHFDGVEVADERRIGDEGQGFAIALAALDAGRLGIAACAVGVAQAALDAAVAYMAQRRQFGRPIADFQGLRFMLADMATRVEAGRALYLTAARLRDAGEDFSARAAMAKLFCTDAAMQVTTDAVQLLGGYGYTADFPVERYMREAKVLQIVEGTNQIQRMVIARHLVGPETRD, encoded by the coding sequence ATGCCCCAGCAAGGCCCGCAGCCGGTCGAACGGCAGTTGCCCACCGACGAGGCCCGCCTTCTGCTCGACCTGACCCGGGACCTGGCCCGGCGCGAGATCGCGCCCGCGGCCGCCGCCGAGGAGGAGGCCGGGCACTTCCCGCGCGAGGCCCTGGCGCTCATCGGCCGCTCCGGCCTGCTCGGCCTGCCCTACCCGGAGGAGCACGGCGGAGGCGGCCAGCCCTACGAGGTCTACCTCCAGGTGCTGGAGGAACTGGCGGCCGCGCGGCTGACCGTGGGGCTCGGGGTCAGCGTGCACACCCTCTCCTGCCACGCGGTGGCCGCCTTCGGCAGCAAGCAGCAGCGCGCCGACCACCTCCCCGCGATGCTCGGCGGCGAACTGCTGGGCGCCTACTGCCTGTCCGAGCCGACCTCGGGTTCCGACGCGGCGAGCCTGCGCACCCGTGCGGTGCGGCACGGCGAGTCCTGGACGATCGACGGCACCAAGGCGTGGATCACGCACGGCGGCGTCGCCGACTTCTACACGGTGCTCGCCCGTACCGGCGGCGAGGGCGCGCACGGCATCTCCGCCTTCCTGGTGCCGGGCGACGCGGCCGGGCTGGAGGCGGGCACGCCCGAGCGGAAGATGGGCATGAAGGGCTCACCGACCGCGCAGATGCACTTCGACGGGGTCGAGGTGGCCGACGAGCGGCGGATCGGCGACGAGGGGCAGGGCTTCGCGATCGCGCTCGCCGCGCTCGACGCCGGGCGGCTGGGCATCGCCGCGTGCGCGGTCGGCGTGGCGCAGGCCGCGCTCGACGCCGCGGTGGCGTACATGGCGCAGCGCCGCCAGTTCGGCCGTCCGATCGCGGACTTCCAGGGCCTGCGGTTCATGCTCGCGGACATGGCGACCCGGGTGGAGGCGGGCCGCGCGCTCTACCTGACGGCGGCCCGACTGCGCGACGCCGGGGAGGACTTCAGCGCGCGGGCGGCGATGGCGAAGCTGTTCTGCACGGATGCCGCGATGCAGGTCACCACCGACGCGGTCCAACTCCTGGGGGGATACGGCTACACCGCGGACTTCCCCGTCGAGCGGTACATGCGCGAGGCGAAGGTGCTGCAGATCGTCGAGGGGACCAACCAGATCCAGCGGATGGTGATCGCGCGCCACCTGGTGGGCCCCGAGACCCGCGACTAG
- a CDS encoding serine/threonine-protein kinase has protein sequence MESLEASDPRSVGGYPLLARLGAGGMGQVYLARTVAGRPLALKTVRAEFGTDPAFGERFAREIRNADRVRSPWTATVVDYSPAGASPQWLATEYVAAPSLADWVRAHGPLPGGSAAALGAELCEALHAVHRAGLAHRDVKPSNVLLAGTRPLLIDFGIARAADDTRHTSTGAMIGSPGYMAPEQAASGSSAEPGDVFALGAVLVYAATGRGPFNHPGETASTPALLYRVVHEDPDLSGVPEVLLPAVAALLVKDPADRPTALEAAALLGDGAGKAAAAPAPWSGNLPPGLAGELVAREEATRAALADAPAPPAPTGAASAPAAPTAPGVPPVAATTPYGPESATFRHPAYQTPRTGPQQTVQRPSVPPPGYASPGARNGPPGPGTGLPPGSGGGGSRRGALVAAAAVAVVLVVVGSLAVHRWRQNADDQGSDAKAPTASASSTATGTGSAAGPTGTAGSHTGSDDSDDPDGDSDSDGSDGSDSDGSGSADKLPAAWIGTWYGVGPGLPSVTGKAKVTITLTGGTRGNVVGKEVTHVTGSISGADIGCTDTLGFTERDGSTVVLQAVSSTASDPSSGTECTVGRVYTLTLDSDEETLKLSDYSGLTVGAPTTFTKQD, from the coding sequence ATGGAGAGCTTGGAGGCGTCCGACCCCCGGTCGGTGGGCGGTTACCCGCTCCTCGCGCGGCTGGGCGCGGGCGGCATGGGGCAGGTCTACCTGGCGCGTACGGTCGCGGGGCGGCCGCTGGCGCTGAAGACCGTCCGCGCGGAGTTCGGCACGGACCCGGCGTTCGGCGAGCGGTTCGCGCGGGAGATCAGGAACGCGGACCGGGTGCGCTCGCCGTGGACCGCCACGGTGGTCGACTACTCCCCCGCGGGCGCGAGTCCGCAGTGGCTGGCGACCGAGTACGTGGCCGCGCCGTCGCTCGCCGACTGGGTCCGCGCGCACGGCCCGCTGCCCGGCGGGAGCGCGGCGGCGCTCGGCGCGGAGCTGTGCGAGGCGCTGCACGCGGTGCACCGCGCGGGCCTGGCGCACCGTGACGTGAAGCCGTCGAACGTCCTGCTGGCGGGGACCCGGCCGCTGCTGATCGACTTCGGGATCGCCCGCGCCGCCGACGACACCCGGCACACCAGCACCGGGGCGATGATCGGCTCGCCCGGCTACATGGCGCCGGAGCAGGCCGCGTCCGGGAGTTCGGCGGAACCGGGCGACGTGTTCGCCCTGGGCGCGGTGCTGGTCTACGCGGCGACCGGCCGCGGCCCGTTCAACCACCCCGGCGAGACCGCCTCGACGCCCGCCCTGCTCTACCGGGTGGTGCACGAGGACCCGGACCTGAGCGGGGTGCCGGAGGTGCTGCTGCCGGCGGTGGCCGCGCTGCTGGTCAAGGACCCGGCCGACCGGCCGACCGCCCTGGAGGCGGCCGCGCTGCTGGGCGACGGCGCCGGCAAGGCGGCCGCCGCACCGGCGCCGTGGTCCGGGAACCTGCCGCCGGGGCTGGCCGGGGAACTGGTCGCCCGCGAGGAGGCGACCCGCGCCGCGCTGGCGGACGCCCCGGCCCCGCCCGCCCCGACCGGGGCGGCGAGCGCACCCGCCGCGCCCACCGCACCCGGTGTCCCTCCGGTGGCCGCCACCACCCCGTACGGGCCCGAGTCCGCGACGTTCCGTCACCCCGCCTACCAGACACCCCGGACAGGCCCTCAGCAGACCGTCCAGCGGCCTTCGGTCCCGCCGCCGGGCTACGCCTCCCCCGGCGCCCGGAACGGCCCGCCAGGCCCCGGCACGGGCCTCCCCCCGGGCTCAGGCGGGGGCGGCAGCCGGCGCGGCGCGCTCGTCGCGGCGGCCGCCGTCGCCGTGGTCCTGGTGGTCGTGGGCTCCCTCGCGGTGCACCGCTGGCGGCAGAACGCCGACGACCAGGGGTCCGACGCCAAGGCGCCCACCGCCTCCGCGTCCTCCACCGCCACCGGGACCGGCAGCGCCGCCGGCCCGACCGGGACCGCCGGATCGCACACCGGCTCCGACGACTCCGACGACCCCGACGGCGATTCCGACTCCGACGGCTCCGACGGCTCCGACTCCGACGGCTCCGGTTCGGCCGACAAGCTGCCCGCCGCCTGGATCGGCACCTGGTACGGCGTCGGCCCGGGGCTGCCCTCGGTCACCGGCAAGGCCAAGGTCACCATCACCCTGACCGGAGGCACGCGCGGGAACGTGGTCGGCAAGGAGGTCACCCACGTCACCGGGTCGATCTCCGGCGCGGACATCGGCTGCACGGACACGCTCGGCTTCACCGAGCGCGACGGCTCCACCGTCGTCCTCCAGGCGGTGTCCAGCACCGCGTCCGACCCGTCGAGCGGCACCGAGTGCACCGTGGGCCGCGTCTACACCCTCACCCTCGACAGCGACGAGGAGACGCTCAAGCTGTCGGACTACAGCGGTCTGACGGTGGGCGCGCCCACCACCTTCACCAAGCAGGACTGA
- a CDS encoding putative bifunctional diguanylate cyclase/phosphodiesterase, producing the protein MEAHAGPDLRTRAEADDSLRRFAAIWGRAVFPLTATSMTRAELEAYLRPLARVLSDALSADRFDPRAAVPVGAALVDAHCTDPEALPSILGVIDAYLALYCPPGGGLTADEVRARCSRLQHAVAVGFSQALRERTLHEQESISRAALAAQADAERALAASEARFRAVFEGAAIGIGIADLDGRVLEINDALSRMFGGEKHVMQRTVSEWAHPENPAVVSALNGELVRGERDGYHTEKAYPRADGSVLWGNLQVSLLRDSAGNPQYQLALLEDITERRQLLQRLRHEATHDALTGLPNRALFFERLDQALAPPEASGSGGPSGSAGKGGTAEDGDRGAGLDAGTPGGGTSGGGTSAGDTDSGRRIGLCYLDLDGFKTVNDSLGHAVGDQLLVAVADRLRNCLTSPDQLVARIGGDEFVALYTDPPGLDAVTDLAGRILAAFATPVLVDGRELPVHGSIGIVLTPTASHAAADVLRSADITMYRAKELGGNRYEVADPDADARAITRHSLTNRLPGALERGEFFVEYQPLIGLSDGVVHGAEALVRWGHPVHGVIGPDRFIPLAENTGQIVPLGRWVLEQAVRQAEVWQRNHHGARPPRVNVNLSPIQLHHPDLVAEVSRVLDDSGLAPEALCLEVTESALIGADQDALKPLRRIADLGVEIALDDFGTGYSNLSSLRWLPVSVLKLDRAFSRGMSHHPADPVDLKIVEGIVSLAHGLGLSVTVEGVETSAQADYLRDLGCDTGQGWYYGRPAPPEQMGTLLLADAS; encoded by the coding sequence GTGGAGGCCCACGCCGGGCCGGACCTCCGTACCCGGGCCGAGGCCGACGACAGCCTGCGCCGGTTCGCCGCCATATGGGGCCGTGCCGTCTTCCCGCTGACCGCCACCTCCATGACCCGGGCCGAACTGGAGGCGTACCTGCGGCCGTTGGCCCGCGTGCTGAGCGACGCGCTGAGCGCCGACCGGTTCGACCCGCGGGCCGCGGTGCCGGTCGGCGCCGCGCTGGTCGACGCGCATTGCACCGACCCCGAGGCGCTGCCGAGCATCCTCGGCGTCATCGACGCGTACCTCGCGCTGTACTGCCCGCCCGGCGGCGGCCTGACCGCCGACGAGGTGCGCGCCCGCTGCTCCCGCCTCCAGCACGCCGTCGCCGTCGGCTTCTCCCAGGCACTGCGTGAACGCACCCTGCACGAGCAGGAGTCGATCTCCCGCGCCGCGCTGGCCGCCCAGGCCGACGCCGAACGCGCGCTGGCCGCGAGCGAGGCGCGCTTCCGCGCGGTCTTCGAGGGTGCCGCGATCGGCATCGGCATCGCCGACCTCGACGGCCGCGTCCTGGAGATCAACGATGCGCTCAGCCGGATGTTCGGCGGCGAGAAGCACGTCATGCAGCGGACCGTCTCGGAGTGGGCCCACCCCGAGAACCCCGCGGTCGTCAGCGCCCTCAACGGCGAGCTGGTCCGCGGTGAGCGCGACGGCTACCACACCGAGAAGGCGTACCCCCGGGCGGACGGCTCCGTGCTGTGGGGCAACCTCCAGGTCTCCCTGCTCCGGGACTCCGCCGGCAACCCCCAGTACCAGCTCGCCCTGCTGGAGGACATCACCGAGCGCCGCCAGTTGCTCCAGCGGCTGCGCCACGAGGCCACCCACGACGCCCTCACCGGCCTGCCCAACCGCGCCCTGTTCTTCGAACGGCTCGACCAGGCACTCGCCCCACCGGAGGCGTCCGGGTCGGGCGGGCCGTCCGGGTCAGCGGGCAAGGGCGGCACGGCGGAGGACGGCGACCGGGGGGCGGGGCTCGACGCGGGTACGCCCGGTGGCGGCACGTCCGGTGGCGGCACGTCCGCCGGGGACACGGACTCCGGCCGCCGGATCGGCCTGTGCTACCTCGACCTCGACGGCTTCAAGACGGTCAACGACAGCCTCGGCCACGCGGTCGGCGACCAGCTCCTGGTCGCCGTCGCCGACCGGCTGCGGAACTGCCTGACCTCGCCGGACCAGCTCGTGGCGAGGATCGGAGGCGACGAGTTCGTCGCCCTCTACACCGACCCGCCCGGCCTCGACGCCGTCACCGACCTCGCCGGCCGCATCCTGGCGGCGTTCGCCACGCCTGTCCTCGTGGACGGCCGCGAACTGCCGGTGCACGGCAGCATCGGGATCGTGCTCACCCCGACCGCCTCGCACGCGGCCGCCGACGTGCTGCGCAGCGCCGACATCACCATGTACCGGGCCAAGGAACTGGGCGGCAACCGCTACGAGGTGGCCGACCCCGACGCCGACGCCCGCGCGATCACCCGGCACAGCCTCACCAACCGGCTGCCCGGCGCCCTGGAGCGCGGCGAGTTCTTCGTCGAGTACCAGCCGCTGATCGGGTTGAGCGACGGCGTCGTGCACGGCGCCGAGGCCCTGGTCCGCTGGGGCCACCCGGTGCACGGCGTGATCGGGCCGGATCGTTTCATCCCGCTCGCCGAGAACACCGGGCAGATCGTGCCGCTCGGCCGCTGGGTGCTGGAGCAGGCGGTCCGGCAGGCCGAGGTGTGGCAGCGCAACCACCACGGCGCGCGGCCGCCCAGGGTCAACGTCAACCTCTCGCCGATCCAGTTGCACCACCCCGACCTGGTCGCCGAGGTCTCCCGGGTGCTGGACGACAGCGGGCTCGCGCCGGAGGCGCTGTGCCTGGAGGTCACCGAGAGCGCGCTGATAGGCGCCGACCAGGACGCCTTGAAGCCGCTGCGGCGGATCGCGGACCTCGGCGTGGAGATCGCCCTGGACGACTTCGGCACCGGCTACTCCAACCTCTCCTCGCTGCGCTGGCTGCCGGTCAGCGTGCTCAAGCTCGACCGCGCGTTCTCCCGGGGGATGAGCCACCACCCGGCCGACCCGGTCGACCTGAAGATCGTCGAGGGGATCGTGTCGCTCGCGCACGGCCTCGGCCTGTCCGTCACCGTCGAGGGCGTGGAGACCAGCGCCCAGGCCGACTACCTGCGCGACCTGGGCTGCGACACCGGCCAGGGCTGGTACTACGGCCGGCCCGCGCCGCCCGAGCAGATGGGCACCCTCCTGCTGGCGGACGCGAGTTGA
- a CDS encoding SAM-dependent methyltransferase, whose amino-acid sequence MTDRPSWAPQGIDITVPSVSRIYDYFLGGSHNFEVDREAARTALKALPGMPKIGQANRAVMRRAVNFALERGITQFLDIGSGIPTFGNVHEVAQEAHPGARVVYVDNDPVAVTHSRAVLAGNPDAAIAAADLRDPRSVLEAPEVRRLLDLDRPVALMLVAVVHFLSEADRPGEIIGTLRDALAPGSVMVITHSTPASKADQSDAQRDVVTVYQRTASRLVHRTVDELRPLFDGFEIVEPGIVPLPYWRPNTPPAEDDDPVVLLGLAGVGLKA is encoded by the coding sequence GTGACCGACCGACCGTCCTGGGCCCCGCAGGGGATCGACATCACCGTGCCGAGCGTCTCCAGGATCTACGACTACTTCCTGGGCGGCTCGCACAACTTCGAGGTCGACCGGGAGGCGGCCCGGACCGCGTTGAAGGCGCTGCCGGGCATGCCGAAGATCGGCCAGGCCAACCGGGCCGTGATGCGCCGCGCGGTCAACTTCGCGCTGGAGCGCGGCATCACGCAGTTCCTGGACATCGGCTCGGGCATACCCACCTTCGGCAACGTGCACGAGGTCGCCCAGGAGGCGCACCCCGGCGCCCGCGTGGTCTACGTGGACAACGACCCGGTCGCCGTCACCCACAGCCGCGCCGTGCTGGCGGGCAACCCGGACGCCGCGATCGCCGCGGCCGACCTGCGCGACCCGCGCTCGGTGCTGGAGGCACCGGAGGTCCGGCGGCTGCTCGACCTGGACCGGCCGGTCGCGCTGATGCTCGTCGCGGTGGTGCACTTCCTGTCCGAGGCCGACCGCCCGGGCGAGATCATCGGCACCCTGCGGGACGCCCTCGCCCCCGGCAGCGTCATGGTCATCACGCACTCCACCCCGGCGAGCAAGGCCGACCAGTCCGACGCGCAGCGCGACGTGGTGACGGTCTACCAGCGCACCGCCAGCCGCCTGGTGCACCGTACGGTCGACGAACTGCGGCCGCTGTTCGACGGGTTCGAGATCGTGGAGCCGGGCATCGTGCCGCTGCCCTACTGGCGCCCCAACACCCCGCCGGCCGAGGACGACGACCCGGTGGTACTGCTCGGGCTCGCCGGTGTGGGGTTGAAGGCGTGA
- a CDS encoding carbohydrate-binding protein, giving the protein MNRLKALGTGVAAAVLAVAGLGTAAALGAGEASATPTANALSSNWYAAAPYLMPLDNNPPSATAIMDATGLKAFQLAFILAPNGGGCSPTWGGTAAVSSDTSVANTISAIRAKGGDVSVSIGGYGGTKLGQACSGAAATAAAYQQVVDKYQLKAIDFDLEEPEYENTAAVANELGAAQILQRNNPGIYISVTTPGTAAGTGWFGQQMLNEAKTLGFTPNNFSIMPFDGGFNGAASQTAALTAFNGLLQTTFGWSAATAYAHEGFSGMNGRSDSGEYFYQADFQTVLDYATSHGMGRFTFWSLNRDLQCNPPDNNGSTSGSCSSVPQSSWDFAKYSVKFAGATPPTNPPTSPPTTPPTTPAGGDCADVAAWSASAVYTGGNEVSYGGHKWLAQWWTTNETPGTTGEWGVWKDEGAC; this is encoded by the coding sequence GTGAACCGTCTCAAAGCCCTCGGCACGGGAGTGGCCGCCGCGGTCCTGGCCGTCGCCGGGCTGGGCACCGCGGCCGCCCTCGGCGCCGGCGAGGCCAGTGCGACCCCCACGGCCAACGCGCTGAGCAGCAACTGGTACGCCGCCGCGCCCTACTTGATGCCGCTGGACAACAACCCGCCGAGCGCCACGGCGATCATGGACGCCACCGGCCTCAAGGCCTTCCAGCTCGCCTTCATCCTCGCCCCCAACGGCGGCGGGTGCAGCCCGACCTGGGGCGGTACCGCCGCGGTGTCCTCGGACACCTCGGTCGCCAACACCATCTCCGCGATCCGGGCCAAGGGCGGCGACGTGTCCGTCTCGATCGGCGGATACGGCGGCACCAAGCTCGGCCAGGCGTGTTCCGGCGCGGCCGCGACCGCGGCCGCCTACCAGCAGGTCGTCGACAAGTACCAGCTCAAGGCGATCGACTTCGACCTGGAGGAGCCGGAGTACGAGAACACCGCGGCCGTCGCCAACGAACTGGGCGCCGCCCAGATCCTCCAGCGCAACAACCCCGGCATCTACATCTCGGTGACCACCCCGGGCACCGCGGCCGGCACCGGCTGGTTCGGGCAGCAGATGCTCAACGAGGCCAAGACGCTCGGCTTCACCCCGAACAACTTCTCCATCATGCCGTTCGACGGCGGCTTCAACGGCGCCGCCTCCCAGACCGCGGCGCTGACCGCGTTCAACGGCCTGCTCCAGACCACCTTCGGCTGGAGCGCCGCCACCGCCTACGCCCACGAGGGCTTCTCCGGCATGAACGGCCGCAGCGACAGCGGCGAGTACTTCTACCAGGCGGACTTCCAGACCGTGCTGGACTACGCCACCAGCCACGGCATGGGCCGCTTCACCTTCTGGTCGCTCAACCGCGACCTGCAGTGCAACCCGCCGGACAACAACGGCAGCACCTCGGGCTCGTGCAGCTCGGTCCCGCAGAGCTCGTGGGACTTCGCCAAGTACTCGGTGAAGTTCGCCGGCGCGACCCCGCCCACCAACCCGCCGACCTCGCCGCCCACCACGCCGCCCACCACCCCGGCCGGCGGCGACTGCGCCGACGTGGCGGCCTGGAGCGCGTCCGCCGTCTACACCGGTGGCAACGAGGTGTCCTACGGCGGCCACAAGTGGCTCGCCCAGTGGTGGACCACGAACGAGACGCCCGGCACCACCGGTGAGTGGGGCGTCTGGAAGGACGAGGGAGCCTGCTGA
- a CDS encoding C39 family peptidase — translation MTSNAPRRAVLTAALAAAAAVAASNAQTASAAPAAAGTGTPAGRPAQGGGKGAAAADPAPVDYHGWSTYPDWLFGEHQGTLPVPGSRPGVRIVRPAGTTDYTDPHTGTTASYEYASWTSPVRRLPHPATELVSSWNAHTPAGTWLQVELLGTYTDGTAAPAYVMGRWTSGDGDEDIRRTSVDGQGDDTSSIYTDTFAIDDASAGRLLASYRLRVTLYRKPGSGDTPTVWRVGAFASNIPDRYTVPASVPGLKGAVELPVPRYSQDIHKGQYPQYDNGGEAWCSPTSSTMVIEYWGRGPSAADLSWVDPSYADPQVDQGARYTYDYQYEGCGNWPFNAAYAATYQDLQGVVTQLHSLNDIERLVKAGIPVITSQSFLASELDGANYSTSGHLMCIVGFTAEGDVVANDPASADDDAVRNVYKRAQFETVWLRTKRITATGSVGSGSGGVAYLYFPVKPSPGQRRALESVGVV, via the coding sequence ATGACCAGTAACGCGCCCCGGCGTGCCGTGCTGACCGCCGCGCTCGCCGCCGCGGCCGCCGTCGCCGCCTCGAACGCGCAGACCGCCTCCGCAGCGCCGGCCGCCGCCGGCACCGGGACCCCCGCCGGGCGGCCCGCGCAGGGCGGCGGCAAGGGCGCCGCCGCTGCCGACCCCGCGCCGGTCGACTACCACGGCTGGAGCACCTACCCCGACTGGCTGTTCGGCGAGCACCAGGGCACCCTGCCGGTGCCCGGCTCCCGCCCCGGGGTGCGCATCGTCCGCCCGGCCGGCACCACGGACTACACCGACCCGCACACCGGCACGACCGCCTCCTACGAGTACGCCTCCTGGACCTCGCCGGTGCGCAGGCTCCCGCACCCGGCCACCGAACTGGTCTCCTCCTGGAACGCGCACACCCCCGCGGGCACCTGGCTCCAGGTCGAGCTGCTGGGCACGTACACCGACGGCACCGCCGCCCCCGCCTACGTGATGGGCCGCTGGACCTCCGGCGACGGCGACGAGGACATCCGCCGCACCTCCGTGGACGGCCAGGGCGACGACACCAGCAGCATCTACACCGACACGTTCGCGATCGACGACGCGAGCGCGGGCAGGCTGCTGGCCTCGTACCGGTTGCGGGTCACCCTCTACCGCAAGCCCGGCAGCGGCGACACGCCCACGGTGTGGCGGGTGGGCGCGTTCGCCTCGAACATCCCGGACCGCTACACCGTGCCGGCGTCGGTGCCGGGTCTGAAGGGCGCCGTCGAACTGCCGGTGCCGCGCTACTCCCAGGACATCCACAAGGGCCAGTACCCGCAGTACGACAACGGCGGCGAGGCGTGGTGCAGCCCCACCTCCTCCACCATGGTCATCGAGTACTGGGGGCGCGGCCCGAGCGCCGCGGACCTGTCCTGGGTGGACCCCTCCTACGCCGACCCGCAGGTCGACCAGGGCGCCCGCTACACGTACGACTACCAGTACGAGGGCTGCGGCAACTGGCCGTTCAACGCCGCCTACGCGGCCACCTACCAGGACCTGCAGGGCGTCGTCACCCAACTGCACTCGCTCAACGACATCGAGCGCCTGGTGAAGGCCGGCATCCCGGTCATCACCTCGCAGTCGTTCCTCGCCAGCGAACTGGACGGGGCGAACTACAGCACGTCCGGGCACCTGATGTGCATCGTCGGCTTCACCGCCGAGGGCGACGTGGTCGCCAACGACCCCGCCAGCGCGGACGACGACGCGGTGCGCAACGTCTACAAGCGGGCGCAGTTCGAGACCGTGTGGCTGCGTACGAAGCGGATCACCGCGACCGGCTCGGTGGGCTCCGGCTCCGGCGGTGTGGCCTACCTGTACTTCCCGGTCAAGCCGAGCCCCGGGCAGCGGCGCGCGCTGGAGTCCGTCGGCGTCGTCTGA
- a CDS encoding M24 family metallopeptidase, translating into MSESTGKAGAAKLFPPERLDRARRAAEDAGLDALLVSPGADLRYLTGYQALPLERLTCLVVPAEGDPFLVVPALEKAAAEASPAGSLGVEIVGFAETDDAYAMIARRLPPHVARFAVDNHMWAEKLLAFQDALPTAQAGLAGDVLSVLRMRKSPAEVEALRRAGAAIDRVHRRIGEWLRPGRTEREIAGDIADAIIAAGHATVDFVIVGSGPNGASPHHEVSDRVVKAGDPVVVDIGGTTAEGYCSDSTRTYAVGEPPAEFRELYEVLLAAQTAQTRAVRPGVTAEQLDAVGRDRIAAAGYGDHFIHRTGHGIGLETHEEPYIVAGSARPLEPGMAFSIEPGIYLPGRFGARIEDIAVCTEDGGERLNLTGRDLVVLPG; encoded by the coding sequence GTGAGCGAATCCACTGGCAAGGCCGGCGCGGCTAAACTGTTCCCGCCGGAGCGACTGGACCGGGCCCGGCGGGCCGCCGAGGACGCGGGGCTCGACGCGCTGCTCGTCTCCCCGGGCGCGGACCTGCGCTACCTGACCGGCTATCAGGCGCTGCCGCTGGAGCGGCTGACCTGCCTGGTGGTGCCCGCGGAGGGCGACCCGTTCCTGGTGGTGCCCGCGCTGGAGAAGGCCGCCGCCGAGGCGTCCCCGGCCGGCTCGCTGGGCGTGGAGATCGTGGGCTTCGCCGAGACGGACGACGCGTACGCGATGATCGCCCGCCGGCTCCCGCCGCACGTCGCCCGCTTCGCGGTCGACAACCACATGTGGGCCGAGAAGCTGCTCGCCTTCCAGGACGCGCTGCCCACCGCGCAGGCGGGCCTGGCCGGTGACGTGCTGTCGGTGCTGCGGATGCGCAAGAGTCCCGCGGAGGTGGAGGCGCTGCGCCGGGCGGGTGCCGCGATCGACCGGGTGCACCGCAGGATCGGCGAGTGGCTGCGGCCCGGCCGCACCGAGCGCGAGATCGCCGGGGACATCGCCGACGCGATCATCGCGGCCGGCCACGCGACCGTGGACTTCGTCATCGTCGGCTCCGGTCCCAACGGCGCCAGCCCGCACCACGAGGTCTCCGACCGGGTGGTGAAGGCCGGCGACCCGGTCGTGGTGGACATCGGCGGCACCACCGCGGAGGGCTACTGCTCCGACTCCACCCGCACCTACGCGGTGGGCGAGCCCCCCGCGGAGTTCCGGGAGCTGTACGAGGTGCTGCTCGCCGCGCAGACCGCGCAGACGCGGGCGGTCCGCCCCGGGGTCACCGCGGAGCAGTTGGACGCGGTGGGCCGGGACCGGATCGCCGCGGCCGGGTACGGCGACCACTTCATCCACCGCACCGGCCACGGCATCGGCCTGGAGACGCACGAGGAGCCGTACATCGTCGCGGGCAGCGCGCGGCCGCTGGAGCCGGGGATGGCGTTCTCGATCGAGCCGGGGATCTACCTGCCCGGCCGGTTCGGCGCGCGCATCGAGGACATCGCGGTGTGCACCGAGGACGGCGGGGAGCGGCTCAACCTGACCGGGCGTGACCTGGTCGTTCTTCCCGGGTGA
- a CDS encoding uridine kinase family protein has translation MTLAEMAAGMQGLAPSCGATRVIAVDGHAGAGKTTLAGRLAAALDGCPVVHTDDLATHEEPFGWTDRLAAQVLAPLRAGRDGVHEVYDWHARRFAGERAVAASPYLLLEGVGTGRAALRPHLTLTLWLEVGPAEAHRRGLRRDGPELTRFWTGWTAAEDAHFAADPTRPHADLLVHQDRGRDGGYRFAPGPAARALPGPTDRHGR, from the coding sequence ATGACGTTGGCGGAGATGGCCGCAGGCATGCAAGGGCTCGCACCGTCGTGCGGCGCGACCAGGGTGATCGCGGTGGACGGCCACGCGGGCGCCGGGAAGACGACGCTCGCCGGGCGGCTGGCGGCGGCCTTGGACGGTTGCCCGGTCGTGCACACGGACGACCTGGCCACCCACGAGGAGCCGTTCGGATGGACGGACCGGCTGGCCGCGCAGGTGCTCGCGCCGCTGCGCGCCGGCCGCGACGGCGTGCACGAGGTCTACGACTGGCACGCGCGGCGCTTCGCGGGCGAGCGCGCCGTGGCCGCGTCCCCGTACCTGCTGCTGGAAGGGGTCGGCACCGGCCGGGCCGCACTGCGGCCGCACCTGACGCTGACGCTGTGGCTGGAGGTCGGGCCGGCCGAGGCGCACCGGCGCGGACTGCGCCGGGACGGACCGGAGTTGACCCGTTTCTGGACCGGCTGGACCGCCGCGGAGGACGCGCACTTCGCCGCCGACCCCACCCGCCCGCACGCCGACCTGCTGGTCCACCAGGACCGGGGCCGCGACGGCGGCTACCGGTTCGCCCCGGGACCGGCCGCCCGCGCGCTCCCGGGACCCACGGATCGTCACGGAAGGTGA